One Carya illinoinensis cultivar Pawnee chromosome 5, C.illinoinensisPawnee_v1, whole genome shotgun sequence genomic window, TATAACTTTTTAGTAGCATCCTCAGTATGATCTTTCGAACCTGCTGCAAGGGTAATCATCTGATAACAGATATTCAATAGACTAGAATATCTGTTAGTATCTTCCCGTTGACTACCAGTGTCATAACTACTGTGGATTAACGTGTATCTCCGTTTGatgtccttcctccatcgatctaaaatgtatttatttggCAATGATTTTATCCCATTAGACTTGAATATGGCCAAGATATGTCTGCATAGTATCCCCCTCATCTGAAATAACCCACACGAACACTTAGCATCGCATTCTTTCACATTAAAGTCCACATAGTATGTAACATGTTTAGTGAACTCCTCAACACGAATTTCATCTTCTACCAAATATGTCTTTGTCACACCATCGTGTCTAAGTAATGATGGATCCATATCGAGCACACCCATAACTTGCTGCTGCACTTCCCTGAATTTTGCATTTGTGTACAACTCTTGGAATCTCTTCTCGATTGGAGATCTAGATATGCAAGGAATGGAAACACCAAATGAGTGGAAGTCCGAGCTGatttcattctcaatcttctttttCAAGGCATTGTCAAATTGGTCCACAAACtcctttaaattagtttttgcatgaacatatccgtcaaaaaatgcattcatgctc contains:
- the LOC122309494 gene encoding protein FAR1-RELATED SEQUENCE 6-like, which encodes MDPSLLRHDGVTKTYLVEDEIRVEEFTKHVTYYVDFNVKECDAKCSCGLFQMRGILCRHILAIFKSNGIKSLPNKYILDRWRKDIKRRYTLIHSSYDTGSQREDTNRYSSLLNICYQMITLAAGSKDHTEDATKKLYSMIELYHHEHPAPPMTQTGSDFGCTPNATVGSSQQVLSPRVVRGKGRPPSLRRASRMEHALRKVKARTNKTTVEGKRKEIDFVTLFEILDNQRDGGYRPAQDTHRNLFGPSEIDI